The sequence below is a genomic window from Brevibacillus agri.
CCAGTACATCGTAACGACCGAGAGTTTCAGTCAGAACGAGTGGTTGTTTTACGATCAATTTCAGTGTTTCCAAACCAAAGTAAGTATCCATTTCACGTTTGTTAATCACAATGCGACCTTCACCTGGAACCAGGCGAACACGTGCTACGGAGTGCTTACGACGACCTGTACCGTAGTATTGTACTTGTGCCACGTATATTTCCTCCCTTTACCTTAACCGCGAATTTGCCAAACTTCTGGTTTTTGTGCTGCATGAGGATGCTCAGTGCCAGCGTAAACTTTCAGCTTCGTGAACATTTGACGTCCCAAGCTGTTTTTAGGCAGCATGCCTTTTACAGCCAGTTCGAACATACGAGCTGGTTTTTTGTTCAGCATGTCGCCAGCAGTAGTCTTTTTCAGACCGCCTGGATACAGGGAGTGAGTGTAGTAGATTTTGTCTTGCAGCTTGTTACCAGTCAATTTCACTTTGTCAGCGTTGATTACGATTACGAAATCGCCAGCGTCAACGTGTGGAGTGAATTCAGGTTTCAATTTGCCGCGCAGGATAGAAGCTACTTCGCTTGCCAGACGGCCCAGCGTTTGGCCTTCTGCGTCAACGATGTACCATTTGCGCTCAACTTCGAGCGGTTTCGCCATATATGTGGTACGCATTTTTGTCCCTCCTAAATATCTTACCTTTACATGTCCATCTACTTATAACCAAAACAGCCGAAACTTGCAATGGAAGATAATTGCTGTTAACGGGTGAGCAACTCTTCCAGGTGTTCCATTAATCACGATCTTGTCTTTCAATCCCGGGGCTAGAGTGGGGCTAGGCGGGGTTAAAATACCAAGGAATATCGTACTACATCGCAGTCTCGTAGTCAAGTGCCTCCACCTGGTCTAATAGTTGGAAATCCGTCTGCTAATAGACGACTTCCCACATGGTCAAACCTTTGGCTGGCGCTGTCTTTCCTGCCATCTCCCGATCACGTGCCGCAAGGATTTTTTTCAGCTCATCGGGATGGCGTTTGCCTTGCCCGACCTCCACCAAGGTGCCCACAATAATGCGCACCATGTTGTACAAAAAGCCGTTGCCGCGGCACGTTACCCACACTTCGCCGCCAGAGCGCTCCACAGTCAGGCTATACACGGTTCGCACCTTGTCCTCGACAAATGTCTTCGCCGAGCAAAAGGACGTAAAATCGTGCTCTCCGACCAAATGACGGGCCGCCTGCTGCATCGCCTCCACGTCCAGCGGAAAGCGGATGTGGTCGGCATAGCGATGGCGAAATACATCCGCCACAGGGTTGTTGTCGATGCAATACCGATACTCCTTCACCCGCACGTCAAAACGGGCGTGAAAAGACTCTGCTACCTCTTCTACAGACCGGATCACGATCGCATCAGGCAGTTGATTATTGAGCACAAACCGCCACTTGTCCAACGGGATGTGGCTGTTCGTATCAAAATGAATCACCTGTCCGCGCGCGTGCACACCGGCATCGGTACGACCCGAACCGTGGATTTGGATATCCTCCCCCGTGATTCGTTTCAGAGCGGCTTCGATCTCTCCCTGCACCGTCACCTGATCGGGCTGCACCTGAAACCCGCTGAAGTCTGTTCCATCGTATCCCAAAACACAGCGCAACCGCTTCATGCACGCCACCACCCAATCGCAATCGCGAGCAAGACTCCGGCAACCGCCATTCCGGCATCTCGCCATGAAAACGCCAGCTTGTGCAGCCTGGTCCGCCCGACTCCGCCGCGATAGCCGCGCGCTTCCATCGCCAAAGCGAGATCCTCTGCCCGGCGAAACGCGCTGACGAACAGCGGGATCGCGATCGGAATCAGGTTTTGCGCTCGCTTGACGAGACTTCCGCTCGTAAAATTGGCTCCCCTGGCCGTCTGCGCCTTGATGATTTTATCCGTCTCTTCCATCAGGGTCGGAATGAAACGGATCGCAATCGACATCATCAGGGCGATATCGTGCACCGGAACGCCAATCCGGCTAAACGGCCCGAGCAGACGCTCCAGTCCCTCCGTCAAATCGATCGGAGACGTGGTCAGTGTCAGCAGCGAGCTAATCACTACCAGAAGCCCCAAGCGCAAGGAAATGAAGATCGCTTGCTGCACCCCGCGTTCCTCGACTGTGAACCAGCCCCACTGGAAGTACACCTCGCCGCCTTTTGTCAGGAAAATGTGCAGGACGACGGTAAAGACGATCAAGATCCATACCGGCTTCAAGCTTTTCAGGATGTACCCAAGCGACAGCCTGGAGAGCAGTCCGGCATACAGGGTAAAGGCGACCAATACTGCATAAGTGAGCGTATTGTTAGCCAGAAAGACGAGCGTGGCAAAAAGAATGATAAAGAGCAGTTTGCTTCGCGGATCCGCGCGATGTAAAAAGGAATGCCCAGGTACGTATTGACCAATGGCAATATTCTGCAGCATGCCTAGCCCTCCTTCGGTACGGCCAGTCGTTCCAGCAGATGGGCAAGCAACTCTTCCTCCCGATAAACGGAGCTTGGCAGACTTTCCTCGTCCGGCAGCAATTGATTCAGCCTCGACACAAAAGCGACTGTCTCCGGCACATCCAAAGCGAGCTCGCGGAGGCGTTCTGCCTGCATGAAGACTTCATCCGGCTTGCCCTGCAAGGCTACCGTGCCCTGTGCCAGCACCAGCATATAGTCGGCATACCTCGCCGCCTCCTCCATGCTGTGAGTGACCAATAGCGTCGTCAGCTTTTGCTCCTGATGAATGCGGTAGATCGCTTCGAGAATCAACTGACGTCCCATCGGGTCCAACCCTGCCGTCGGCTCGTCCAATACAAGCACTTTTGGCTGCATGGCCAGAACTCCCGCCAACGCGACACGGCGCATTTGTCCGCCACTCATATGAAAAGGCGAACGGTCCTTGACTTTTTCGTAATCCAGTCCAACGATTTCAAGAGCCTCTCTCACGCGGGCGTCTACCATCGCTTCCGGCAAATCGAAGTTCGAAGGTCCGAAGGCAACGTCTTTCGCCACCGTTTCCTCAAACAGTTGATGCTCCGGATATTGGAAAACAAGCCCGATGTTTCGCCTTTGCTCGTGAGGCAAACGCTGCTTCGAGGTGATAACCGTGTCGCCCAAGGTAATTTTCCCAGCGCTAGGCAAAAGCAAGCCGTTCAAATGCTGGATCAGCGTAGACTTGCCAGAGCCGGTCTGCCCGATAATCCCTACAAACGAACCGGATGGAATCGTAAACGAGATGTCGTGCAAGGCTACACGCTCAAACGGTGTTCCTTTTGCGT
It includes:
- the rplM gene encoding 50S ribosomal protein L13; this encodes MRTTYMAKPLEVERKWYIVDAEGQTLGRLASEVASILRGKLKPEFTPHVDAGDFVIVINADKVKLTGNKLQDKIYYTHSLYPGGLKKTTAGDMLNKKPARMFELAVKGMLPKNSLGRQMFTKLKVYAGTEHPHAAQKPEVWQIRG
- a CDS encoding energy-coupling factor transporter ATPase, which encodes MQITFDQVSHIYAKGTPFERVALHDISFTIPSGSFVGIIGQTGSGKSTLIQHLNGLLLPSAGKITLGDTVITSKQRLPHEQRRNIGLVFQYPEHQLFEETVAKDVAFGPSNFDLPEAMVDARVREALEIVGLDYEKVKDRSPFHMSGGQMRRVALAGVLAMQPKVLVLDEPTAGLDPMGRQLILEAIYRIHQEQKLTTLLVTHSMEEAARYADYMLVLAQGTVALQGKPDEVFMQAERLRELALDVPETVAFVSRLNQLLPDEESLPSSVYREEELLAHLLERLAVPKEG
- the truA gene encoding tRNA pseudouridine(38-40) synthase TruA, whose translation is MKRLRCVLGYDGTDFSGFQVQPDQVTVQGEIEAALKRITGEDIQIHGSGRTDAGVHARGQVIHFDTNSHIPLDKWRFVLNNQLPDAIVIRSVEEVAESFHARFDVRVKEYRYCIDNNPVADVFRHRYADHIRFPLDVEAMQQAARHLVGEHDFTSFCSAKTFVEDKVRTVYSLTVERSGGEVWVTCRGNGFLYNMVRIIVGTLVEVGQGKRHPDELKKILAARDREMAGKTAPAKGLTMWEVVY
- a CDS encoding energy-coupling factor transporter transmembrane component T family protein, with protein sequence MLQNIAIGQYVPGHSFLHRADPRSKLLFIILFATLVFLANNTLTYAVLVAFTLYAGLLSRLSLGYILKSLKPVWILIVFTVVLHIFLTKGGEVYFQWGWFTVEERGVQQAIFISLRLGLLVVISSLLTLTTSPIDLTEGLERLLGPFSRIGVPVHDIALMMSIAIRFIPTLMEETDKIIKAQTARGANFTSGSLVKRAQNLIPIAIPLFVSAFRRAEDLALAMEARGYRGGVGRTRLHKLAFSWRDAGMAVAGVLLAIAIGWWRA